In Pseudomonas sp. MYb327, one DNA window encodes the following:
- a CDS encoding CidA/LrgA family protein, with protein MLLRGLTWLVLFQLLGTALNHLFLPVLPGPIIGLLLLLVYLISRGQVGEPLSLAASSLLRYLPLLLVPPAVGVMVYAKDIAADFWAIVGALVLSLLLSMAFAGVLMQRMIKRHAHHPEDNQ; from the coding sequence ATGTTGTTACGAGGTTTGACCTGGCTGGTGCTGTTCCAATTGCTCGGCACGGCGCTCAACCATTTGTTTTTGCCGGTGCTGCCCGGACCGATCATCGGCCTGCTGCTGTTGCTGGTGTACCTGATCAGTCGTGGCCAGGTCGGTGAACCGTTGAGCCTCGCGGCCAGTAGCCTGTTGCGCTACTTGCCCTTGTTGCTGGTGCCACCGGCGGTGGGCGTGATGGTTTACGCCAAGGACATTGCGGCGGATTTCTGGGCCATCGTCGGCGCGTTGGTGCTGTCGCTGTTGCTGTCGATGGCATTCGCGGGAGTGCTGATGCAGCGCATGATCAAGCGCCACGCTCACCATCCCGAGGACAACCAATGA
- a CDS encoding LrgB family protein, which translates to MILDWHGAWTSVIHHPLFGIGITLGAYQLVLAAFEKTRWIFLQPVLVSMLLVIGVLVGCGLTYVEYRKSTEILSILLGPATVALAVPLYLNLRRIRQLFWPIFTTLVIGGVVATGMGVLLGWWFGAEHMILMTMAPKSVTSPIAMLVAEQIGGVAALAAVFVLITGVIGAIFGPSLLTRLGVHSPEARGMALGMTAHAVGTAVAMQENEECGAFAALAMSLMGVATAVLLPLAVSMVV; encoded by the coding sequence ATGATCCTCGACTGGCACGGCGCCTGGACGTCGGTAATTCATCATCCGCTATTCGGTATCGGCATTACCCTCGGCGCATATCAACTGGTGCTGGCGGCATTCGAGAAAACCCGCTGGATCTTTTTGCAACCGGTGCTGGTCTCCATGTTGCTGGTGATCGGTGTGCTGGTGGGCTGCGGGCTGACCTACGTCGAGTACCGCAAAAGCACGGAAATCCTCAGCATCCTGCTCGGCCCGGCCACGGTCGCGCTGGCCGTGCCGCTTTACCTCAATCTGCGGCGGATTCGGCAGTTGTTCTGGCCGATATTTACTACGCTGGTGATAGGTGGCGTGGTCGCCACGGGCATGGGCGTGTTGTTGGGCTGGTGGTTCGGAGCCGAGCACATGATTCTGATGACCATGGCGCCGAAGTCGGTGACCTCGCCGATTGCGATGTTGGTGGCCGAGCAGATCGGTGGTGTCGCAGCGCTGGCGGCGGTGTTCGTGTTGATTACCGGCGTGATCGGGGCGATCTTCGGTCCGAGCCTGCTGACTCGGCTCGGTGTCCACAGTCCCGAGGCCCGAGGCATGGCCCTGGGGATGACCGCCCATGCGGTCGGCACGGCGGTGGCCATGCAGGAAAACGAAGAGTGCGGCGCCTTCGCGGCGCTGGCGATGAGTCTGATGGGTGTGGCCACGGCGGTGTTGCTGCCGTTGGCGGTATCGATGGTGGTGTAA